One Pongo pygmaeus isolate AG05252 chromosome 10, NHGRI_mPonPyg2-v2.0_pri, whole genome shotgun sequence genomic window carries:
- the ACSM4 gene encoding acyl-coenzyme A synthetase ACSM4, mitochondrial, protein MKIFFRYQIFRFIWLTKPPGRHFHKDHQLWTPLTLADFEATNRCNRPLPKNFNFAADVLDQWSQKEKIGERSANPALWWVNGKGDEVKWSFRELGTLSRKAANVLTKPCGLQRGDRVAVILPRIPEWWLVNVACIRTGHIIFMPGTIQLTAKDILYRLRASKAKCIVAGEEVAAAVESIALECPDLKTKLLVSPQSRNGWLSFQELFQFASEEHSCVETGSQEPMTIYFTSGTTGFPKMAQHSQSSLGIGFTLCGRYWLDLKSSDIIWNMSDTGWVKAAIGCVFSSWLYGACVFVHRMAQFDTDTFLDTLTTYPITTLCSPPTVYRMLVQKDLKRYKFKSLQHCLTGGEPLNPEVLEQWRVQTGLELYEGYGQTEVGIICANQKGQEIKPGSMGKGMLPYDVQIIDENGKVLPPGKEGEIALRLKSTRPFCFFSEYVDNPQKTAATIRGDFYVTGDRGVMDSDGYFWFVGRADDVIISSGYRIGPFEVESALIEHPAVVESAVVSSPDQIRGEVVKAFVVLATPFKSYNPEKLTLELQDHVKKSTAPYKYPRKVEFVQELPKTITGKIKRNVLRDQEWRRR, encoded by the exons ATGAAGATTTTTTTCCGCTACCAGATATTTAGATTCATCTGGCTCACCAAGCCACCTGGCCGGCACTTTCACAAAGATCACCAGCTTTGGACACCTCTGACTCTTGCTGACTTTGAAGCCACAAATCGCTGTAACAGGCCATTGCCTAAAAACTTTAACTTTGCTGCGGATGTGCTGGACCAGTGGTCACAAAAGGAGAAG ATAGGGGAGAGATCAGCTAACCCAGCCCTGTGGTGGGTGAATGGCAAAGGGGATGAGGTAAAATGGAGCTTCAGAGAACTGGGCACCTTGTCCCGAAAAGCTGCCAACGTGCTCACCAAGCCCTGTGGCCTGCAGAGAGGAGACCGTGTGGCCGTGATTCTGCCCCGAATCCCTGAGTGGTGGCTGGTCAATGTGGCTTGCATACGAACAGGTCA CATCATCTTCATGCCGGGAACAATCCAGCTGACAGCAAAAGACATCCTCTACCGGCTACGAGCATCCAAGGCCAAGTGCATTGTGGCCGGTGAGGAGGTGGCCGCAGCGGTGGAGTCCATTGCATTGGAGTGTCCTGACCTTAAGACAAAACTCCTGGTGTCTCCACAAAGCCGGAACGGGTGGCTCAGCTTCCAGGAGTTATTTCA ATTCGCTTCTGAAGAGCACAGCTGTGTGGAAACAGGAAGTCAAGAACCAATGACCATTTATTTCACCAGTGGGACCACAGGCTTTCCTAAAATGGCCCAGCACTCTCAGAGCAGCCTCGGCATTGGGTTCACCCTCTGCGGAAG GTATTGGCTGGACTTGAAGTCCTCAGATATCATATGGAATATGTCTGACACGGGCTGGGTCAAGGCTGCCATTGGTTGTGTGTTTTCTTCCTGGCTGTATGGAGCCTGTGTTTTTGTGCATCGAATGGCACAGTTTGACACTGACACCTTCCTAGAC ACGCTTACCACTTATCCCATCACGACCCTGTGCAGTCCTCCCACCGTGTACCGGATGCTCGTGCAAAAAGACCTTAAGAG ATATAAATTCAAGAGTCTGCAGCACTGCTTGACGGGAGGGGAGCCACTCAACCCAGAAGTGCTGGAGCAGTGGAGGGTGCAAACTGGACTGGAGCTATATGAGGGCTACGGACAGACGGAAGTG GGAATAATTTGTGCCAATCAGAAAGGCCAAGAAATTAAACCaggttcaatggggaaaggaatgctgCCCTATGATGTCCAG ATTATAGATGAAAATGGCAAAGTTCTACCACCTGGCAAAGAAGGGGAAATTGCCCTCAGACTCAAATCTACACGGcccttctgtttcttctctgAATATGTG GACAATCCACAGAAAACTGCTGCCACGATAAGAGGAGATTTTTATGTCACTGGAGACAGAGGAGTGATGGACAGTGATGGGTATTTCTGGTTTGTCGGCAGAGCTGATGATGTCATTATATCCTCTGG GTACCGTATTGGGCCATTTGAAGTGGAGAGTGCACTCATTGAGCACCCAGCAGTTGTTGAATCGGCTGTTGTCAGTAGTCCAGATCAAATCCGAGGAGAG GTGGTGAAAGCTTTTGTTGTCTTAGCTACACCCTTTAAGTCCTACAACCCAGAGAAATTAACTCTAGAGCTTCAGGATCATGTGAAAAAATCAACTGCACCTTACAAATATCCAAGAAAA GTGGAATTTGTTCAAGAACTCCCAAAGACAATCACTGGGAAAATCAAACGCAATGTTTTAAGAGACCAAGAATGGAGACGAAGATAG